The sequence below is a genomic window from Rudanella lutea DSM 19387.
GGCTCGGAATTGCCCGGCAGTTTGCCCGCGCCGGTGCCCACGTGTCCGGTTGCGGCCTCGAATCCATCGAGCAGGCGGGCGAATTTATCCAGATTGTCCAGAGCGAATCAGGACAGACGCCCCTGTACGTACAGGCCGACGTTACTCAACCCGACGACTTAGCCCGGCTCGTGACCGAAACCGTTGCCCAATACGGGCGAATTGATATTCTGGCGTCGAATGCGGGCACCAACGTATTTGCGGGAATCGACGGCTGTTCGGCGGCCGAGTGGGAAATGAACCTGAATCTGAATCTGGCCTCGCATTGGCGGCTGGCCCGGCTTTGCAAGCCCTATCTGGAAACCGCGCCCGGCGGTGGGGTGATTGTGGTCAATGCGTCGTGCCATGCGTACAGCAGCCTGCCGGGCTGTTTTCCGTACAATGTAGCCAAAACGGCCCTGATGGGACTGGTACGCAGCCTGACGCTGGAGTGGAGCCCGGCTATTCGGACGGTGGGCGTAGCACCGGGATTTATCGACACCCGGCTCAACGAAGCCTGGTTCAATACTTTCCCGGACCCAGCCGCCGAACGAGCCCGCACCGAAGCGCAGTTTCCGATGCACCGATTAGGTACGCCCGATGAAATTGGCGGCTGGTTTGTATTTCTGGCAAGCGACTACGCCCGCTTCTCCGCCGGGCAAACCTACCTCATCGACGGGGGGCGGTCGGTCGTGATGATGTAAAAAAAAGGAGAAACGAGGAAAGGGAGAAGGGACGCAAGCGCGTCAATCCCCTTTCTCTCTTCTCCCTTTTCCTTTTTTATTCCAACACCACGCCCATGTTGCAGAACTTGTCGATGCGCTGACTAATGCGCTCCTGCGGGGTCAGGGCGTTGAGTTCTTCGAGGGTAGCCAGAATGACGGCTTTCAGAATATCGGCCATAGCGGCATGGTCGGTATGGGCGCCACCGATGGGCTCCTCCACGATACCGTCGATCAGGCCGGCCTGTTTCATGTCGCGGGCGGTGGGCTTCATGGCTTCAGCAGCCTGCTCTTTGTAGTTCCAGCTCCGCCACAGAATGGTCGAGCAGTTTTCGGGCGAAATTACCGAATACCAGGCGTTTTCGAGCATCAGCACGCGGTCGCCGATGGCAATGCCGAGGGCCCCGCCCGATGCTCCTTCACCAATAACAATACAGATAACGGGCACTTTGAGGGTCATCATCTCGCGCAGGTTGCGGGCAATAGCCTCACCCTGCCCGCGCTCTTCGGCCTCAAGGCCGGGGAAAGCGCCCGGCGTGTCGATCAGCGTAATAATGGGTTTGTTGAACTTCTCAGCCAACTGCATCAGACGCAGCGCCTTGCGGTAGCCCTCGGGGTTGGGCATCCCGAAATTGCGGTGCTGCCGCTGCTTGGTATTCCGGCCTTTCTGCTGCCCAATGATCATCACCGACTGTCCGCCGATTTCACCGAATCCACCCACCATGGCCGGATCATCGCGCACCGAGCGGTCGCCGTGGAGTTCGATAAACTGATCGCACATGCGCTCAATATAGTCGAGCGTATAAGGCCGGTCGGGGTGGCGCGACAACTGAACCCGTTGCCAGCGCGTCAGGTTCTGAAAAATCTCGAACTGAAGCTTATCAATGCTTTTTTCGAGTATGTCGACGGCATCGCTAACGTCTACACCGGTCCGTTCGGCTAATTTTCGGGTTTCTTCCAGTCGCGCTTCCAGATCAGCAATGGGCTTTTCAAAATCGAGGTAAGTTCTCATAAACACAGGAGAATGGAAGAAAGGATAAGGGAGAAAGAAGTGGGTTAGTCATCACAAACCCTCCTGTACCTTTCTGCCTATTCCCTTCTCCCAATTTAAAGTTCATACGTTTGTCCTTTGGTAGGAATTTCAACCTGATTGTAACCGACTTCGGCGAGGGCTTCCCTGAAGGCTTCCATACCCGACAGCTCGCCGTGTACCAGAAACACCTTCCGAAGCGAGTCGGCCGGTTGCATTTTGACGAAGTTAATCAGATCATTTTGGTCGCCATGCCCGCTGAACACGTCGATTTTCTCGACCCGCGCATTCACGGCCTGCTCTTTACCTTTGATGGTGAGCGTTGGCTGCCCGTTGAGCAAACGCCAACCCAGCGTGCCCTCGGCACAGTAGCCGATCATCAGAATGGTGCAATACGGATTACCAATGTTGGCGGCAATGTGGTGCTCCACGCGCCCGCCCTGCACCATGCCCGACGACGAGATGATAATGCAGGGTTCGTTGTAATCCGACACGGCCTTGCTCGCCTTAGTCGACTCCAGAAACGTGAAGTTTTCAAAATCGAACAGGGCTTCGTTTTCCTCGTAAAAATCGCGAGCCTCTTTGTTCAGCAAGCGAATATTTTTGGTGTACACCCGCGAGCTATCGTACGCCATCGGGCTATCCGAGAAAACCTTGATCGGCGGGAAGTTATGTTCCGAATACAGCTTGTTGAGCGTGTACAGCAGAGCCTGTGTGCGGCCCACACTAAACGAGGGGATAATCAGCCGACCCGGAATATCAATGCAGGTTCGCTTGATAACGTCGGCCAATGCTTCCTCCGGTGTCTCGGTATTTTCGTGGAGCCGGTTGCCGTAGGTGCTTTCGCAAATCAGATAGTCGACCGGGGGAACCGGAGCCGGATCAATGAGGAGCGGGTAATTTTTACGCCCAATATCGCCCGAGAAACAGATGCTTTTCCGCTCCCCGTTTTCAAATACGTTGATCACGATATGGGCGGCCCCGAGCAGGTGCCCGGCCGGGATAAAGGTAACGTCGAGCCCCTCATGCACCCGAAACCGCCGGTTAAACGCGATAGGCACTACGTTTTCCATAGCGTCGCGCACTTGCCGTTCCAGATACAAATCATTCTGCATCTTGGCCTGCCGGTCTTTTACCCGTTTTTTCTTACTCGCGTTGAGGTCGTTGATGCGCTTCTGGTTAATGGTAGCGGCATCTTTCAGGAGAATTTCAGTGAGCGCAAACGTTGGTTCGGTGCACAGGATCTGCCCTTCGTACCCCTCGCGGTAGAGGTTAGGCAGATTGCCCGAATGGTCAACGTGGGCGTGGGTCAGCAAAACAAGGTTAATACCAGAGGCCTCAAACGGAAAGAAACTGGTAGCTGGCGTGGTGGGAGGTGCCTGCCCGTTCGAGGAAGAACGTTCGAGGTCCGAACCGCAGTCGATCAGGATTCGGTAGTCGTCCTGAACTTCCAGCAGGTACATACTGCCCGTCACCTGCCGGGCGGCCCCCAGAAAAGATAACTTCATGTGTATCGTTTAAACGTCGTAGAGAACGCCGATACTGGATACTGCCCACCGGATTGCGGCCTGCCCCAACCGGTAGTCAATCTCCATTATCCAGCGTTCATGTATAAAAACACCCTTCGGGCGTATCAAATTCCGCTATTTTTGTCTTCCAGGGTTCAGTAACCCCAGGTTTGCAAAGTTACTAAGATAGAGCCGAATCGCCTAACCCGGCTTTAATGCCTCCATGCTTCCAGTTGCTTACTCCCATCGACTATACCTGACCTGTAGGTTAGTTTTGTCCATAAGCCTGATTCTGGGCTCATTCCCCCTTTGGGCCCAGTCAGGGGCCGACTCCACCAACACCCAACGGCTGCTGTTACTCCTCGATCAGTTTCAGCAGGGGCCCGTGGCCCGGCATGGCACGGTAGCCCTTTCGGTTCGGCGGGTGAGCGATGGCGAGCCACTTATCGGCTACAATTCACGCCAGAGCCTGTCGACTGCCTCGACGCTCAAACTGGTCACTACCGCTACCGCATTGGCCGTATTGGGTGGTACCTACTCGTACACCACCGTTCTGGAATACGACGGGCCACTCCGCGACAGTACGCTCACGGGCAACCTGTACATACGGGGTTCGGGCGACCCCTCGCTGGGTACCTGGCGGTATTCGGGTGGAGCCACACTGCGCTCACCCGACCTGCCTACCCTGCTGGGTATCTGGTCCGACGCGATTCGGCGGGCAGGCATCCGCCGAATTGAAGGTCGGGTAATTGGCGACGGGTCGATTTACAACGACCCACCCGTACCTGATACCTGGCCGTATGGCGATCTGGGCAATTATTACGGGGCCGGACTGAGTGGGCTCAATCTCAACGAGAACTTGTACCGGGTATTTTTCAGACCGGGTAAGACCGTTGGCGCGGCCGCAACCCTGCTCCGCACCGATCCGCCCCTGCCCTATCTGACCTTGCACAATACCGTATCGACCGATGCCGCCGACACGGGCGATCAGGTCAATATTTACGGTGCTCCGCTCGCCAATCAGCAGTGGCTCACGGGCAAAATTCCAATCGACAGCAAGGAGTTTAGCGTCAAAGGCTCGCTACCCGACCCAGCTTATTTTGCGGCCTACGCCCTCACCGAGCAACTCCGGCGAGATAGTGTCCGGGTGGGCAACGAGCCCGCAGCCTACGGATCGGGATTACCCGCGCCCAAACCGACGGGCCGACGTACACTTCTGTACACCCACCGTTCCCCAGCGCTGACCGAGCTGGCACAACAAACCAACTTTCAGAGTGTGAACCTCTACGCCGAAGCCCTGCTCCGAACGGCGGCCCTGCGGCTCAATCCGGGCGTTCGGAACACCGACGAAGCCGTGGAAACGGTGGCTAAATTCTGGCGGGGCAAAGGCGTTAACCTCGACGGATTCCGGATGCGCGACGGCAGCGGCCTATCCACCGTGGGCGGGTTATCGGCCGACAATATGACGGGAATTCTGGCCCGAATGGGTACCGAACGTACGTTCCCGGCCTTCTACGAAACCATTCCGGTGGTGGGGCAGTCGGGCACGGTGCGGAGCCTGGCGCGCAACACGGCAGCCGCGGGGAATGTGCGGGCCAAGAGTGGGTCGATTGAGGGAGTGCGGGCCTATGCAGGCTACTTCACGGCGGCTGATGGCGAACTGATGACTTTTTCGGTTATGGTAAACCGGTTTACGCCGGGTCAGAACCGGGCGCTAACGGCCCAGCTGGAGCGGATTCTGGCGGCAATGGTACAACTGAACGGGAAGAAGGAGTAAGCAGTAAACCCTCGTCGTCGGTTTCGGCCATGGCCAGTTTTTCGGGAAGAATGAGGTCAAACGTAGCCCCTTCGCCCGGCTTGCTGTGGGCTCTGATGTAGCCCTGATGCGCCATCACAATCCGCTTGCAAACAGCCAGACCAATGCCGGTACCGTCGTAGGCCGTTTGCGGGTGCAACCGCCCAAACAGCTGAAAAATACGCTCAGCATACTTCTCATCGAAGCCAATCCCGTTGTCACAAACCGAGATTTTGACGTACGCACGGTTCGAGGTCAGGTCGGCACAATCGACTTCGTCAACGGGCTCCCAGGTGACCCGCACCACCGGGCGCGTATCAGGTTTACGGTATTTGATCGCATTGCTGATCAGGTTGGCAAACACCTGCTCCATCTGACTCGGAATCACGGGCAACACCGGCAACGGATCAACCCGAATATCAACATCAAGCCCTTTGATCTGCAATTCCATATCGTCGAGTACCCGCCCTACAATTTCGCTCATGCCGACCGTCTGGTAGTTATGCGCCTGATTAGACACCCGCGAAAACTCCAGCAAGTCTTTGATCATGCGCGACATTCGGTCGGCCGAACCCGTGATTTTGCCCATAAAAAGGCTCGTTTCGGTATCCAGCCTGGCGCGTTGGGTAATCAGGCCCGCAAATGACTGAATCTTGCGCAGGGGCTCCTGCAAATCGTGCGAGGCAATAAAGGCGAACCGTTCCAGCTCTTCATTGGAGGTAGTCAGCTGTCGGATTCGGGCCTGTAGCTCATCTTCATACCCCCGCAGCTGATCTTCGGTTAGCTGACGCCGGGTCAGTTCTTCATTGAGTGAATTGTAAGCCGCAATGAGGGTCAGAAACGTCAGCATCGACAGCAGAAAAATGACGACGATGGTCTGCTGATACGAGGCTGCGGCCTTCTCGTTGCGGGCTTTCATGAGGCTTTTTTCCTCGGCAATCATCCAGGCCACCGACCGCCGGATGTTATCCATCTTGAGCTTCGCGATGAGCAATCGGCTATTTAAGGCCCGCCGGTCGGTGCGGGACCGAATCTGTAGACTATCGATGGCCAGTTTGGTTCGGGCCTGCGCTTCGAGCGTATCGAGCCGGGCCAGCTGCCGGGGGTTATCGCCCAGGGCTTTGCGTAGGCGAACCCAATCGTCGGGCAGTTCGCGCCGGGCCACAATGTACGCTTCCAGGTACAGCGAGTCGCCCCCGGACGCGAGGTACCCACGCGTTCCGTTTTCGACGTCTTTCAACGACGACAGTACATCTTCAAGCCCGTTAATGGCTTCGTGCGTTGCCTGTACCCGGTCACTATCGGCGCCATACCGGCTGTAGCTGTAAAACGACAGCACAAACCCGGCGGCAATGAGCAATAGGGCAACCAGGAAAGCCAACGCAATCCGGCGGTCCGGACTGATAGCCGCGAATAGGTTACCGATCGATTTCATGTCAACACACCACGTGAGGGGTTAAAGGTAGCCGATTCGCACGGCCCCGCGCCCGCCAGCCTCCCAAAAATTTAGGCAATGACCTTCTCAGGCATCTTACCCAATTTTTTCGACCGTCAGGTTATGGTTGGTGTAAATACACACATCGGCCGCAATGTGCAGGCTCTCGCGCACCATTTCTTCGGCGGTGAGGTGAGCTGCGTGCTTTTTGAGGGCTATAGCCGCCGACTGCGCAAAACTCCCTCCTGAGCCGATGGCGGCCACATCGCTGTCGGGCTCAATCACATCACCCGTCCCCGAAATAATGAGCAAATCCTCTTTCGACGCCACAATGAGCATGGCTTCGAGTTTGCGCAGGTACCGGTCGGTGCGCCAGTCTTTGGCCAGTTCAATAGCGGCCCGCTTCAGGTTACCGCCGTAGCCGTTGAGTTTTTCTTCAAACCGTTCGATGAGGGTAAAGGCGTCGGCCGTTGAGCCCGCAAAGCCCGCTAACACCTTGCCGCCAAGCAGCGAGCGCACTTTCCGAACATTACTTTTGGCAACGGTATTGCCCATGGTAGCCTGCCCATCGGCCCCGAGCGATACTTGTCCGTTGTGGCGAATCCCCACCACAGTGGTGGCATGAATTGTCTGTTGCATAGTGATGGGATTACAGTTTTCAGGGGTGGTTGGTTCCTACTCCTCCCTACTGCTATTGACTCGCTCCTTTATTTTCAGGTTGTACTCATGCATCGTACCAGCCTGAATATAGTTCGTATGCCAAATCGCTAGGGTACTTGCCCCAATAACGGATGCGGCCGGATAAACGATTGCCCGATTAACCGGATAAGACGCTCCACGTAGCGCATAGCCCACAAAATAGCCCGACAAAACTCCCACCGCCAGGCTTGATACCAGCCCTGCCACCCGGCGGGCCGTTCGGACATAGCGCAGATTACTGTTGATTCGGCCGCTGTTCAGGTAGTCGAAGGCCGTCCGGAGGTTCGTGGCCGGTTCGACACGAATACCCCGATAGGTAAATCGAGGCCGTATGCCAATACCCTTTATCGAGACAGTATCAGCCAGGGTCAACCGTTCTGAGCTTGGAATCAAGGCAACAACCGGCTGATAATACGCACTAAACTGCCCCCGTAAACGGCCATTGTATTGCCTCACGGCCCGCTCCATACTTTTTTCAACGGGTATAAACAGCGGTACATACGCGAGTACGGCACTACTTAACAGTAGACTTCGGGCCTGCGGATGGTTATCACGATTCAGTAAAATGCTCCCTGTGAATCCACCTAACACAACAAAGGGTATCGCCTTTGTTATGGCATGCAGCGTTTTATAGCGCCGGACCAACCGATTTCCTTCAGAGTCGGCGTTGCGCTCTAAAAACGAAACCAACTGCTGTGAGTTTAGTGCGGTGGCGTGGTGGTAACCGTACTGACGGGGTGGCCCAAATAACGAAGACCGACGATTCATCGAAATCGTATCGCCCAACGTTAACGAGTCTGTTTGGGCAAATCCAGAGAGAGAATAGCTCAGAACAAGGAAAAGCGCGAAGTAAATGGTGGCTGGTTTCATACTACAATGTATTCTGACTTTCACAAAAACAAAAGTCGGCCCATGCTTACAACTGTTCGCATGGGCCGACTTTACTTTTCGGTTGATTATCCGACTACACCAGCATCCGCATGGGGTCTTCGAGCAACTGCTTGAACGTTTGCAGGAAAGCCGCCCCCGTAGCGCCGTCTACCACGCGGTGGTCGCACGAGAGGGTTACTTTCATCACGTTGGTTGGTTGAGCCTGTCCATCCACAAACTTCACCGACTCTTTGATGGCTCCAATCGCCATGATGCACGAGTCGGGGGGGTTAATGATCGCCGTAAACTCTTCGATACCAAACATACCCAGGTTCGAGATCGAGAAGGTGCTGCCTTCCCAATCTTTGGGCTGAAGTTTCTTGTCTTTGGCCTTGCCCGCCAGGTCTTTTACCTCAGCCGCAATCGTCGACAGCGTTTTCTGGTCGGCGTTGCGTACCACCGGCACCAGCAAACCATCGGGGATAGCCACGGCTACACCAATGTTAACGTACTTGTACTTGCGGATTTTGTCGCCGAGCCACGACGAGTTGACGTCGGGGTGTTGCTTGAGAGCCACAGCAGCCGCTTTCAGCACAAAATCGTTGAACGAAATCTTCACGGGGCTTACCGCGTTGACCGTTCCGCGTAGTTGCATCGCCTTGTCCATGTTGATTTCCATGGTCAGGTAGAAATGCGGAGCGGTAAACATGCTCTCGCTCAGGCGACGGGCAATTGTCTTGCGCATCTGGCTGACCGGGAAGTCTTCGAACTCGCCCGCCGGAGCCGGGGCGGCTTGCGGAGCAGCCTGCGGTGCTGGAGCGGGGGCGGGTGCAGATGCTGCAACCGGGGCAGCTGGTGCCGGAGCAGCAGCCGGAGCTGGGGCGGCTTTACCGGGTGCAAACGACTCTACATCGGCTTTCACAATACGGCCTTCGGGGCCAGTGCCGTGTACCTGACGGAGATCGATACCCCGCTCTTCGGCAATGGCTTTGGCGAGGGGCGATGCTTTCACCCGGCCGTTTTCCGACGACGCGGCAGCCGCTGGGGCCGACGCTGCGGGTGCGGCCTCCGTAGCCGGGGCAGCTGGTGCCGCAGTGGCCGGAGCACTCCCCGACGCACCGCCCTCGAGCAGTACTTTGAAATTGGCTCCTTTTTCGCCCACAACCGCGATCACGGCATCAACCGCTACCGACTCACCTTCTTTCACGCCCACGTACAGCAGGGTGCCTTCTTCGTAGGCTTCGAGGTCCATGGTAGCCTTATCGGTTTCTACCTCAGCCAACACATCGCCCGATTTCACAGTATCACCTTCTTTTTTGTGCCAGGCCACAATCACCCCTTCGGTCATGGTGTCCGACATTTTGGGCATTCGGATCACGGAAGCGTTCACTTCTTCGGCGGGGGCGGCCGATACCGCGTTGGCGGCTGGCATATCGGTGTTTACCTGCTCCGATTTAATGTCGCCAGCGGGCGCAGCTTCGGGACGGTCCGGCGTTCCGGCCGAAGCGGCAGCCGGGGCTCCACCGTCGAGCAGGGCTTTGTAATCTTCGCCTTCGGCACCGATTATGGCCAGCACCCCATCAACGGGTACCGACTGTCCTTTTTCGACGCCGATATACAGCAGGGTACCTTCTTCGTACGATTCGAGGTCCATCGTAGCCTTGTCGGTTTCTACTTCGGCCAGGACATCGCCCGACTTCACTTTATCGCCCACTTTTTTGTGCCACTCCGCAATGACGCCTTCGGTCATGGTGTCGCTCATTTTGGGCATTCGGATTAATTCAGCCATAGTCAGATTATGTATCGGATTGCGCTAAGACGTTGGATGCTATCGAGTAAGGGTCGACGGAAAGACAGACTACTCATCGACCGGCCGCCAAAATTAAAGCAAAGGCGCGAAAATCACATTCATTCGGGCCGGTTCTGTACGATTCCGCCCATTTGTTTAGGTGATAAGTAGGCCAATCGAAGCTAATCAGGCTGGAAAATTGGGGATTCCGTAGACTGACCAACCCGTTTGCACCTGTACCTTTGGGTCACTTAACGCCTATTTGTTTATACGTATGAAAGCAATCTACTGCATTGGCCTGCTGGTAATCTCCAATGTGTTTATGACGCTGGCCTGGTATGGCCACCTGCAAGTGAAACAATTTCCGGCGCTGGCCCGGCTCTCTTTCGCCGGGATCGTGTTGCTGAGCTGGGGCCTCGCCCTGTTTGAATACGTGTTTCAGGTACCGGCCAACCGAATCGGCTCTTCCGAGACCGGCGGCCCTTTTTCGCTTTTCGAACTCAAAACCATTCAGGAGGCCGTGTCGCTCATTGTGTTCACGCTGATTACGATTTTCGTCTTCCGCACCGACAAGCTTGCCTGGAACCACCTGGTCGGGTTCTTTTTCATCGTTGTGGCCGTATTCTTTATTTTCAAGAAGTGGTGATGGGCAGGGATGACATCTCGTTTAGAGAGATGTCATCCCTATGGTTTGAAATGATGGTGCCTGCGAGGTGGGTTCCGCATAAAAAAGAGATGACCTGGATAAAAAAAGAGATGACCGCACGGGCGGCCCCGATCTCTCCAAACGAGATGTCATCTCAAAAAACACTAGCCAAATGGCTACCCTTTCCTTACTTGGGTTCGGCAACCGATTTGATCTTCAACTCGTCGAGTTGCTTATCCGAAATAGTCGAGGGCGAGTCGATCATGACGTCGCGGCCCGAGTTGTTTTTCGGGAAGGCAATAAAGTCTCGGATCGAGTCGGCACCACCAAAGAGCGACGTTAACCGGTCGAAACCGAACGCGATACCGCCGTGCGGAGGAGCCCCAAACTCAAACGCGTCCATCAGGAAGCCAAACTGTGCTTTAGCCTCTTCGTCGGAGAAGCCGAGCAGGCTGAACATCCGGGCCTGTAGTTCTTTGTTGAAAATCCGGATGGACCCCCCGCCCACTTCGGTACCGTTGATGACCATGTCGTAGGCATTGGCCCGCACCGCACCGGGGTTGGTTTCGAGCAGCGGAATATCCTCGGGTTTGGGCGAGGTGAAGGGGTGGTGCATGGCAAACCACCGCTGCTCTTCTTCGCCATATTCCAGCAAAGGGAAATCGAGTACCCACAGCACTTTGTAATCGTCGGGATTGCGCAGCCCTAAGCGGCTACCCATCTCAAGCCGCAGCTCGTTCAGTTGCTTACGGGTTTTGTCGGCCTCGCCCGCCAGCACCAGAATCAGGTCGCCGGGCTTGGCATCAAACTGCGTCGCCCAACCTGCCAGATCCTCGGGGCTGAAGAACTTATCGACCGACGATTTCACCGAGCCATCCTCGTTGACACGGGCATAAATAAGCCCTTTCGCGCCAATTTGTGGGCGTTTGAGCCACTCGGTCAGCTCGTCGATCTGCTTGCGGGTGTACTGAGCCGCGCCCGGCACGTTGATTCCTACTACCAGTTCGGCATCGTCGAACACCGGGAACCCTTTTCCCTTAGCCATGTCGGTCAGTTCTACAAACTGCATTCCGAAACGGGTATCGGGTTTGTCGGAGCCGTACAGGCGCATGGCGTCGGCATAGGTCATGCGGGGTACTTCGGCCAGATCAATGCCTTTCACGGTTTTAAACAGCTGCCGCACCAGCCCTTCAAACATCACCAGAATATCTTCCTGCTCCACAAACGACATTTCACAGTCAATTTGGGTAAACTCAGGCTGCCGGTCGGCGCGGAGGTCTTCGTCGCGGAAACACTTCACAATCTGAAAGTACCGGTCGAAGCCCGACACCATCAGAAGCTGCTTAAACGTTTGGGGCGACTGGGGCAGGGCGTAAAACTCACCCGGGTTCATGCGGCTGGGCACCACAAAATCACGCGCACCTTCGGGCGTCGACTTGATGAGCACCGGCGTTTCGACTTCGATAAAACCCTGCTCGTCCATATACCGGCGGGTTTCCTGCGCCATGCGGTGCCGCAGTTCGAGGTTCCGGCGCACGGGGTTCCGGCGCAGGTCGAGGTAGCGGTATTTCATCCGCAGGTCGTCGCCCCCGTCAGTTTCGTCTTCGATCTTGAACGGCGGAGTATTGGCCGTGTTGAGTACTGTCAGGGCGGTGGGGCGCACCTCAATATCACCGGTGGGTACATTAGGGTTTTTGGCTTTCCGCTCCACGACCTCGCCGGTTGCCTGCACCACAAACTCGCGACCGAGTGAGCGGGCCGTAACAAACAATTCGGCCGACGAAACGCCTTCTTCCAGAATCAGTTGGGTAATTCCGTAGCGGTCGCGCAGATCAATCCAGAGTACCTTTCCTTTGTCGCGGATGGTCTGGACCCAGCCAGAAAGAGTTACGGTTTTAGCGGCATCAGCCAGGCGAAGTTCGCCACAGGTATGAGATCGGAGCATAATCTAAAGAGCGAATGAGTGAAAGAGTGAAAGAGCGAATGTCCGGTCGGTCACGCTTTGCCGAACCGGTGCGCCGGAGCGACGGCCCGCACTCTTTCGCTCTTTCACTCTTTATTTCATTTCAGGCCGCAAAGGTACGGACTTTAGGGCCAAGGGGCAAGGTTCATTTGTTTTACTCCCCGCCCCCA
It includes:
- a CDS encoding DMT family protein; this encodes MKAIYCIGLLVISNVFMTLAWYGHLQVKQFPALARLSFAGIVLLSWGLALFEYVFQVPANRIGSSETGGPFSLFELKTIQEAVSLIVFTLITIFVFRTDKLAWNHLVGFFFIVVAVFFIFKKW
- the aspS gene encoding aspartate--tRNA ligase, which translates into the protein MLRSHTCGELRLADAAKTVTLSGWVQTIRDKGKVLWIDLRDRYGITQLILEEGVSSAELFVTARSLGREFVVQATGEVVERKAKNPNVPTGDIEVRPTALTVLNTANTPPFKIEDETDGGDDLRMKYRYLDLRRNPVRRNLELRHRMAQETRRYMDEQGFIEVETPVLIKSTPEGARDFVVPSRMNPGEFYALPQSPQTFKQLLMVSGFDRYFQIVKCFRDEDLRADRQPEFTQIDCEMSFVEQEDILVMFEGLVRQLFKTVKGIDLAEVPRMTYADAMRLYGSDKPDTRFGMQFVELTDMAKGKGFPVFDDAELVVGINVPGAAQYTRKQIDELTEWLKRPQIGAKGLIYARVNEDGSVKSSVDKFFSPEDLAGWATQFDAKPGDLILVLAGEADKTRKQLNELRLEMGSRLGLRNPDDYKVLWVLDFPLLEYGEEEQRWFAMHHPFTSPKPEDIPLLETNPGAVRANAYDMVINGTEVGGGSIRIFNKELQARMFSLLGFSDEEAKAQFGFLMDAFEFGAPPHGGIAFGFDRLTSLFGGADSIRDFIAFPKNNSGRDVMIDSPSTISDKQLDELKIKSVAEPK